Genomic window (Arachis hypogaea cultivar Tifrunner chromosome 13, arahy.Tifrunner.gnm2.J5K5, whole genome shotgun sequence):
ACTAGGAGGCATCCCCAAGAGTGAGCTTTAGGGATGGTTTAGTTAATCGTTTACAAAGGGAAGAAGCGGAAAGCCTAGAGGTGCTACCATCAGTAGAGGAAGTGAAAGAGGCAGTTTGGGACTGTGAATCTTCCAAAGCGGCAGGGAGTGATGGATACAACATGAACTTTATTAAAAAGTGTTGGAATGAGATTGGAAAGGAGTTCACTGCAACTGTGATGAAGTTTTTTGAGACAGCAAGATTACCAGCAGATGCTAATGTCACTTGGGTAGCGTTGGCTCCGAAATTTGTTGGGGCGAAGGAGATGAAAGATCTCAAACCTATCAGTATGGTTGGTTGTGTTTATAAAGTCATCTCAAAATTGTTGACAAGAAGAATGAGGAGGGTAATGCCAGGCTTAGTTGGGGAATCACAGAGTGCCTTTGTGAAGGGGCGAAAGATACATGATGGAGCTTTAATTGCTTGTGAAACTGTGCAATGGTTGAGACTGAGGAAGAAGGCTTCAGCGATTATTAAACTGGACTTTCAAAAAGCCTATGACAGAGTTAAATGGTGCTTTGTGGATATTGTGCTTGAGAAGATGGGTTTCGAAAGAACTTGGAGGGCGTGGGTAACGGAGTGTGTTACATCGGCATCTATCTCTGTTCTGATAAATGGATCACCATCGAAACCATTCAAAATGGAGAGGGGAATACGTCAAGGTGACCCCTTATCGCCGTTTCTATTCGTCTTAGTGGTGGATGTGTTGAACAGGATGATCGGTGAGACAGTTAGAAACGGTCGAATATCTCCTCTATTAGTTGGTAGGGATAATATAGAGCTATCACACTTACAATTTGCTGATGACATTATTCTGTCCACCGGAGGAGGAGACTGTGAGAAACTATAAGAGACTTCTGAGGTGCTTTGAAATAATGTATGGGTTGAGCATCAACTTCGAGAAGTCTAACTTGATACCAGTGAACTGCAGTCAAGAATGGGTTAACCAGATGTGTCAGCTACTCGGGTGTCAAGAGACATCTCTACCTGTAAGGTACCTTGGCATTATGTTAGGTGCGAATCCGCAGTTGGTAAAAACTTGGAAGCCGAATATTGATAAGGTGGAAGAGAAACTCAGTCTGTGGAAAGCAAATGTTCTTAGTAAGGCTGGGAAGCTGGTCCTCATTAAATCAGTAATTAACAGCTTATCGATTTATTACCTGAGTTTGTACAAAATACCAAATGCGGTTGTAAGGAGAATTATCTCTTTGCAGAGGAGGTTCTTTTGGGGGAAAGGACGATGGGCAACCTGGTATGGCCCTAGTGAAGTGGGAGATGGTCCAGGCACCAAAGAAGTTAGGAGGGTTGGGAGTGGGTGATACTGTTGTCCGAAATACGGCATTATTATTTAAATGGTGGTGGCGGTTCTCTAAGGAGGACTGTCCTCTATGGAAGATGATTGTATGCTCTTGTAATAGCTTGAACCCAAATCACTTGTTGTCAACCCAGACGTTACCGAAGAGGGGAGGCCCGTGGATAGATATATGTCAACTGTAAATAAAGGAGCAAGGTGTCATGCAGAAGATGATTGATAGCCTTGCTATGGAAGTAGGAGATGGCAGATCAACCAGATTTTGGGAAGATACATGGCTCCAAGTAGGAAAGTTGAAATATGCTTTTCAGAGACTCTTCTTGATTTCAAACCAACAAGGATCAGTAATTGGGGATTGTGGGTTCTGTGATGGGATAGAGTGGGTGTGGCATTTCCAATGGAGAAGGGAACTACGACAATAGGAGACAAATACATTAAACCAGCTGCTTCATGTCTTACAATCTGTTAGGTTGATAGCAGATGTGCAAGATAGAGTGGTGTGGAAATTTGACAAAGACGGCGTTTATTccactaactcatttgtgcaggttttgCAGGAAGAGACTTTAGATGAGGAGCTTTTGAGATACAGGTTCACAAAGGAGATTTGGAAAGGTCTAGTTCCGTCGCGAGTGGGGTTGTTCATTTGGTTTACTTTGGTAGGCCAAGTTAATACAAAGAACTGGCTACATAGATTGGGAATCCTACAACAGAGTGATATTTTGTGTGTGTTGTGTAAGAAAGAGGTTGAGAATTTACAACATCTATTTATTACTTGTGAGTactcttggcaggtgtggtgtgcttggatCTTGGCGCTTGGGTAGGAGTGGATAGTCCCCGGTACTTTGAAAGAGCAATTTGAGAGTTGGAGATCTGTACCGATGAGACAAGAGGTGCACAAACTTTGGCAAGTTGGGTTCTTCTCAGTTATATGGACTATTTGGTTACACAGAAATGATGTCATCTTTAACAGCAAAACAACAGGAATCAGAGATTACATGGATCAATCCTTTTCATTTGCTACAGAGTGGTGTTGTAAATAACtcatgttgttgatggctatgtcgGAGATGATATAAGAGTTGTTAGTCTTAATGATTCTCTTTTTGTATTACTTGTTTCACTAGAGtgttgaactttttttttttaaaaaaaaactataatatatacattaacaacacttataaaatatatttatatctttttGCATAATCTGTTTTTTGTTATTACGATTTACATGTTATATATTCATTTGTAATCTGCGAATGCATTTTTGGCTTTTATATGAGAATTTTTGTAAAATTCTGTtcgctatagcaaattatataaaataggcataggaacaaaatgtaaccaatttaaaaatattgcatttatatcattttaatttttatttattttaaatatgtgaATTGCTCTCATTTTGTAGAATCTATATAATTCAAATCCTTAATCAACTGTATCTAGTCATCTACACTGGTTGCACGTGACTAGATCACTATAGTACTTATCGTCTTGGAACTTTTGTTATTTCTGTTGGCAATACGCATGCCATCAAGCGAGTAACTTAAAGACCAGGACTGATACCAATTACCCAGAAAAATTGAGATTAAAAATTAGGGTGGACAATGGATAGTTTAGGTTAGGGTTTGgactctattttaattttatttatagattaaaatttttttaaaaattttacccTATCTTATTTTGGATTGAGAAATTCTCAATTCTAATTCTATCAGcctaaaattttaaactatactCTATCCGATTTTAGtcgtagaaaaataaaaaaattttaaataactataaaatttaaccattccaaattttatatatattaataaaatagaaaataaaaaaactaagtttaaattaaaattaaaaacaataaaatctttaaaaaattcaatataaaattataaataatataatcatcaaCTAATTTAGtggttatttcaaatttttataagagaaagattGTGAATTTAATATTCACTTTTTTCATTACATacataacttttacatatatattatataatatatgtagGGTAGAGTATGAACCCATACCCTATCATATTCGCAGACAAATTTACATTATACTCTATTTTATCTGCAGCAAATTGAATAGATAATCCTATTCGAACAGATTAATTCGAATTAGAAATCCACAAGTAGTATATATATTGCCAATCCTATAAATAAGAATTTTCTAGTGAATCCTGTGTATGATACTGTGGAACACCTAGAAAGTTTtgataacattattattattaaatcagTTTTATTGAACAGATATCATTTAATTCTAGTTCTTTAGAATATTTATTCGATCCACATGTAACATGTTAAAGACTAATTTATTAacaattagaattttatttaagCATCTAGTTAATAAACTAGCAATATTAGATTTAAATTTCACCATTAAGCGAATTAGTGAACttattatttgattaaattaaattgatataattttaaaaatattatgtacatataaaaaattctatcaaatttattattatatatttatgtataaaatgtatatattatttaaattatttttaatatatattttatataaataattaattttatatgattatatcttttgtaattatttttaaacattttttattgcctgtaattttaaaaatcttgttAATAAGTATTTCAAAAACACTACTTAAATATACTATAATTAGAgaatatgtataaaaaatataatttgaatgtGAACATTTTTAATTTAGAGTAATACTCTAAATAGGTTTTTAAAGATTTGACGGTCCGATAAATTtgtctttcaaaaaaattaactagGTCTTGAGTCTCCAAAATTATTAGATATATACTATATAGGTCCCCAAATCAGGTTAAACCGGTTAATACGACATTCTATCTCCTACGTGGAGGTTAGGTGTGATGTGTCAGGTAAAATAATATGTGTGACACTCAGGACACATTAGTCCCTGGACACATGGCTAAAATGACGTCGTTTTAAGACAACACCAAACGTTTTGAAGGGACAGATACATCCCCACCTTTGTTCTCTGATTCTCCAAACTTTGACGTTTTAAAGTCAAATAGGTccctaaaatttttattataagtcAAAAAGGCcctaaatttataatatatatgtcAAATTAGTCCCCTCAAATTAAGCAATTAGAACCAGAATCAGAATAAAATCATGATGAAATTATCCAAAGTACGTTAAAGTATGCAGTTCTAAGCACATGAAATGACAAATCTTAAGTACAATTACAATCAAACCATTAGAATTTGTCAATATCCTCGTCTAgcatcttgttcttttgtaaaaCTTTTATCTCTTTATCTCCATGAATTGGATGAATACCAGATTTCAAGTTAACAAAAGTGGGATCATACTAATACGTTGTCATGTGGTCAACTGGTTATGGTAatccaaatccaaaaaaatttctaTAGGTCAAAGAAATAAATCAAGTCACCAAACAACCGACACAATACAACATCACAACAGAATACAAATTTCAAAtacttatattatttttgttattatcaaATACATATTCGTAACCACTTCACAATTCTCACTTAAACTACACCTATAACATACTATCTTTGATCTATTCTAACATCACATGCACGTTCATCATACTTTACTCTTTACTGCCAATTTAATACAGCAAAAGCTAACCTAACTTACTTCAAACAATGGCGATATACACGACACACCACCACCAAATAGTCCCTGTACACACCATCAAAGCACCATTACGAATTTGGATAAACATTAATGGGGTAAAGAATATGAAGGGTTAGTTTGTAAAACTTAGGTGAGGGTTTGTGATACTTGTAATTTtataaagagaaagagagaggaagagttTTTTTTTATGTAAGGTACTCACTTAAATTCGGGGACCTTTTTGacttataacaaaaattttagggGACCTATTTGACTTTAAAACGTCGTCGAAGTCTGGAGAATCAAAGAATAAAAGTGGAGACGTATCTATCCcctcaaaacggcgtcgtttggtgtcccaaaatgacgtcgttttaGCCACATGTTTAGGGACTAATGTGTCCGAGCGCCACGCGTGTTGCTTTACCTGACACGTCACACCTACAACCTCCACGTAGAAGAGAGAGTGTCGTGTTAACTGGCTCAACTTGGCTTGGGAACCTATATGACATATATCTAGTAATTTTGGAAATCCGGGACCTAGTTAATTTTTCTAAGGGATAAATCTGTCGAACTGTCAAATCTTTGGGGACCTATTTGAAGTATTATACATTTATTGAATTGGATAAACAAATATCTTTTAAGTTTAGAGCATTTTTAggtaggattaaaatttttgaaaataaaaaagttgataaaataatCACATAatacattaattatttttaaattaaaataataaaatacacatttaaagtaaaatttatagatttaataataattaatttcttaCCCTATCAATTTACTaactttttctaaaaataaattcttttagcTAAATCCCCATTTTAATAGTTTGATctttgtcaccaaaaaaaaaatagtttgatCTTTTATCCTTGTTATATTGTATTTGTTTGGAGGCAAAAGTTTACCTGTAGTGCGGGTCATTGCCATAATTCCAATTGAGGGACATGATGGGCGGTGGTAACATAACAAGAAGAAGATGCGAGTTTTTGACAGTCCTGTTATTAAATGTACAATGCTTAGTGCATAATATTAATTTGAATGAGAGTACAGTAACAAAAGTTATTTATCCTTCCATGATATAATCTAATTATGCAAGAACTTCCAAATCCACCTGCAGATCTAAATTATGCATAACAAGAAATGAAAATCCTTGCTTTGCATAGAACATTATATTATCATTCCCAAATTTTTCCAcacctcactctcactctcacaccATAATGGCCTTTGCCCCACAGTCAGTGTAGTGTGGCTTTCCTCCACCACTCAATTCATTGCCTTTTTAACGTGCTCTAACACCACCACCATTTTAATCTTCAATAACACTACCTCCACCTCACAGCACAAAACCTGATTTAGAAATATCATATTTTCATTCTCTCACCACCCATTAGGAACCCAAAATCTCATGCTCAATGTTCCAAGCTGAAAACTACACACATCACTGGAGAAAAATTATTCAGCTTCCGCAACTACAACGCATTCTTCATCCTCTTCCATGCCATTTCACAGCTTAACCTTTAATTTCTTCCTTTAGGGTTCTGTTCTATTATCCCTCAGCTCTCAGCTCTCAGCTCTCAGCATCAACGATGACAAAAATCACTTTTTGACAACAACCCCGCCAGATTCAAACCAAACACCGCCCTATGCAGGTCACAACATTTACCTCCAAAAAACCACTCCCCATTGTCTTCTCCTCCTTCACCTATGCCTTCTAGGGTTTCCGAAGACAAACATGAATCCGAAACAGAACCACCCTACCCTAAAACGTTCGCCGCCGTCGACCCTCCATTCCCAAATTTAGTGACCATGAAGAACGCCTTCCCCATGAAACGCACCGTTCGACCACTCTTCGCGCTCGTCCTCCTACTCGTCTTCGTCGCCACCCTTACCTCACGCGCCATGTTTCGCCGCCCCCTCCTCTCCATCGAGCTCGAGACGCGCGTCCTCTTGATCCACGcgccccctcctcctcctccgcaGCTCAACGCCACGCTGCTCCGCCACGCCGCCATCGAGATCGGCGAGGACAAGGCCAAGCAGGAGATCCAGCAGCTCCTCGATGGTAACTTCGGCAGTCAGGCTCGCCACCGGACCTTCATCTCGTGGCGGCGGATCATCCATCACGACGTCGCCAGCGCCGGAGACAGATCCTCCTCCCGGAGCACCATTCCGGCGACGCTCCGTTCCCCTCTGTTCTACCGTTACTGGCTTGATTTCCGTAAGGTCCTGAACGATTGGGCGAGGAAGAAGCGATTCCAAGCAAATATCATGGATGAGCTGATTCGGTTGGTGAAAGCCCCCATTGACAAGAAAAAGGGTATCTTGGATGGGAATTTACGAAAATACGGTTCTTGTGCGGTTGTGGGGAACAGCGGGATCCTGTTGAAGAGTGATTATGGTAGGTTGATTGATTCGCATGATGCAGTGATAAGGCTGAACAATGCGAGGGTGAATAACTTTGAGAACAAGGTTGGGAAGAAGACAACAATATCATTTGTGAATAGCAACATTGTGCACCTGTGTGCCAGAAGAGTTGGGTGCTATTGCCACCCTTATGGCTCTCACATCCCCATTGTTATGTATATTTGTCAGGCCGTCCACTTTCTGGATTTCACTGTCTGCAATGCTTCCCACAAGGCTCCCCTCTTGGTAACTGATCCCAGGTTTGATGTCTTGTGCGCAAGGATTGTCAAGTACTATTCATTGAAGAGGTTTGTGGAGCAAAGTGGCAAGACCTTGGACGAGTGGGGCAGTGCCCATGATGGGGCTCTCTTCCATTACTCTTCTGGATTGCAGGCCGTCATGCTTGCTCTCGGCATTTGTGATCAAGTTAGCATCTTTGGATTTGGTAAATCAGCTTCTGCCAAACATCATTATCATACCAACCAGAAGGCTGAGCTCCATTTGCACGATTACGAGGCTGAGTATCAGTTCTACCGCGACCTTGTCGATCGCCACAACCCTATACCATTCCTCTCAGACAACTTCAACCTCCCCCCTGTTGTTTTATATCACTGACTCTTGCCTATCTTTTTTATGTGGTTCTTTCATCATGATGTCTGAAATTTTTTGTTGTCATACTTGTAGTGAAATGCATAGATAGTGGAAAGTTAAACAACGGTGACTCAAGGTTCAAAGTTTTGTATTATTGTCAAGTTTGTAATCTCCCCCCAAAAATTGTAGCCTTAAGGCAGCAGTAACAAGAACAAGTGTAAATTTTTGTTAGAACAAGACACGCTTAATGGTTAAACATGCCATCATATCTAtaacttttcttctttctctatcACCTGGTTTTCTTTTGTCCTTGGTCTATTTCTTTTCCGTCCTTGAATGAACCAAATGATTTCATTCAATATGCTGGATTGTGTGTTCCATCATTTAGATTTTCAGACAACTAGGCAAAACTGGTGAGACAAACTGAAAAATTAGGAACTATTTAGCAATATTATCCTCTCATTAACTATTTAGGAATTATATATAAGATTTCAGTGGAAGCATCCACGCGacattaattcaaagaagaaAAGATCATCTAGTCCTCCTTTTTGACATAATATTCAGTTGAGAACTCGTTGCTTTATATTTCTAAGAGTAGTTAAAAACATAAGATACATCACAGAAGGCGACTGTCCACTGCTCTATATATACATTAGATCAAAAGTTCACAGCACTGCACTCCAATAGTAACCTAATCTGTTGCAGTCTGGTATGTAATGtacaccaaaaaagaaaaagaaaaagaggacaCATCTTCCACTTCTTTCTAAACTTGAAAGAGCTTCAGCCAAAACACATGGTCCTTAATTTCACCATCACAAAATGCTGGTCTCTTCACTCTGCGGTGTCCATCACTGCTCCCTTCTCCTCATACTTGACTCCCACCAAGTAGCATATTCTCACCTGCTTAGGATCATAAACAGCATACTCATTGTATTCCAAAGGGCTATCTTTATGCTCTGACGCAACTATCCTTCCCGAGGGGACTTTGATGTCATCCTTCCAAACAAAGTGCTCTGACTCGTCTGTTTTCTTCTTCCCCAGCCCCTTCACTCCAACCTTCTTTTCCTCCAAAGATGCCGTGTCCTGTGCCATGCAATCA
Coding sequences:
- the LOC112736371 gene encoding beta-1,6-galactosyltransferase GALT29A: MPSRVSEDKHESETEPPYPKTFAAVDPPFPNLVTMKNAFPMKRTVRPLFALVLLLVFVATLTSRAMFRRPLLSIELETRVLLIHAPPPPPPQLNATLLRHAAIEIGEDKAKQEIQQLLDGNFGSQARHRTFISWRRIIHHDVASAGDRSSSRSTIPATLRSPLFYRYWLDFRKVLNDWARKKRFQANIMDELIRLVKAPIDKKKGILDGNLRKYGSCAVVGNSGILLKSDYGRLIDSHDAVIRLNNARVNNFENKVGKKTTISFVNSNIVHLCARRVGCYCHPYGSHIPIVMYICQAVHFLDFTVCNASHKAPLLVTDPRFDVLCARIVKYYSLKRFVEQSGKTLDEWGSAHDGALFHYSSGLQAVMLALGICDQVSIFGFGKSASAKHHYHTNQKAELHLHDYEAEYQFYRDLVDRHNPIPFLSDNFNLPPVVLYH